The Microbacterium sp. W4I20 genome segment CCTCGCTCAGCGCGATCGGTCCCTCGGCGAGGCGTCCGTCACGCCACTGGATCGAATCGCCGGAATCCTTCCAGCCCTGATTGGCGAGGCCGTGACCCGACTCGTCGGCGTAGTCGATGAAGCCGCTGCCGGATGCGTCGCCGTGCTCGGTGACCCAGTTCAGCGCATCCCGGAGAGCGGGGGAGGAGGGCGCGTACTTCGTGCTCGGGCATCCCGGCCTCCCGCGCATCGGCGAGAAGGCAGACCCAGAGCGGGGTGGCATCCACCGTGCCGTAGTACAGCGGGGCGAGGTGCACGCCCTCGTTCGGAATGCTCAGTGTGTCGCTGCGGAGTTCGTGCGGGATCTTGCCCGGTGCCTCCGCCGTCGACGGATCATGCGTGGTTCCCTGAAGCCGGGCGAGGACGCGCAGCGTCGATGCGGCCATGAGCGGGTCGGCGGCGAGAGCGAGACGTGCGGTCCAGAGCGAGTCGCGGCCGAACAGGGTGAAGAACCAGGGGGCGCCGGCCGCGTAGAACGCGTCCTCAGGATGCTGCGGCGTCGCCAGCCGGAGCGCGGCGAGGTCGGCCGAGGCGCGCTGCAGCCAGCGGGCGGCGCGCGAGTCGACGGGGTCCGGGAGCGGGGGTGCGGCCGGATGCGCGGGCGCGCCGACCACGAGCGACGTGTCTGCGAGCACCAGAGTCCACTCGATATCCCGGGTGCTGCGCGGGGCGACCTCGAGATCCCAGCGCAGCGTCAGACGCTCGCCGTCGGACGAGACCGTCGCTCCCGGCGCCGTCAGCGCGAACGAGGCCTGACCCGCGCGGCAGACTTCACCGTCCCACTCCCAGTCCGCGGCACCGCTCATCCCCGCCTTGACCATTTGCATCGGTCCGAAGTCCGGCGTGAGGTGCACGGTGACGCCCACCCGTGTCGATGTCTCCAGATGGCTGGCGATCAGCCACCGCTCCGAGAAGTTCCCGGCCGTCACAATGCGTTCGCGGTCGAGACGCACCTTCGGGTCCGCCGTGTCGTCGTCGAGGCCGCGCAGCACGTCCGTGAGCAGCAGCATCCCCGGCGTCGGAGACGAGCATCCGATCGACTCCAGCGTCGTGCCGTCGACAGCGGTCTCCACCGCGCGCACCTGACGGACATCGCCGTGATAGATGCCGTGGATCGGGGCCGTCCCGATGAGGCCGGCGTCATCCGACCACACCTGGGTCGGCGCCTCGAGCGCGATCACGGCGTCGTCCAGCAGCGGCTGGAGGGGCTGCGGGGGCGAGGTGGTGGTCATTCCTTGACGGCTCCTTCGGTGGAGTTCATGATGCGGCGCTGGAAGACGAAGAACATCACCGCGACGGGGATCGTCATGATGAGCGCCGCTGCCAGCTTGAGCGGATACTGCGTGCCCTGACTCAGCTGCCCGCTGGCCAGCGATGCGACACCCTTGGTGAGTGTCGTCAGCGCGGGATCGTTCGTCGACACGATGAAGTGGCTCAGTTCGTTCCAGGAGCCCTGGAACGACAGGATGATGATCGTCACCAGTGCAGGGGTGGCCATCGGGAGCACCACCGACCAGAAGATGCGGAACGTGCCGGCCCCGTCGATCCGCGCCTGCTCCTCCACCGACACGGGGATCGACTCGAAGAAGTTCTTCATGATGAACACCCCGGCCGCGTCCACGAGCAGAGGCAGGATCATCCCGGCGTAGGAGTTGAACATTCCGAGCTGGTTGATCACGAGGAACTTGGGGATCAGCAGCACGACGGTGGGCACCGACATCACCGCCACGAGCGCGGCGAACACGACGCCCCGTCCGCGGAACCGGAGCCGGGCAAGGGCATAGCCGGCGAGGGAGTTGAAGAACACGCGGCCGATCGTGACGAAGACGGTCACGATCGCGCTGTTGACGAACCAGGACGGGAAGTCCGAACGCGCGAAGAGCCGTTCGTAGGCGGCGAAGCTCCACACCTCCGGCACCAGCGAGATGCCCGCGCTCGCCGCCTCCTCGTCGGTCTTGAAGCTGGTCGCCACCTGCACCAGGAACGGATAGATGTAGATGACCGCGAGTGCGATGAGCACGGCGTAGAGCACGATCTGCCAGGTGAGCTGCTTCGAGGACAGCCTCATGACGACTTCCCCTTGCCCGCGATCTCATAGGCGCGGATGCGGCGGCGCGACACCGGCTTGTCACGCAGCACCCAGCGCTGCAGGAGCGTGAAGATCACGATGATGACGAACAGGATGAAGGCGATCGCCGCCCCCTGACCCCACTCCTGGTTCCGGAAGGCGGTCTGGTACGACAGGTAGGCCGGCGTCAGAGTCGTCTTGCTCGGCGCGCCCTCCGTGCCGGTGTAGATCTGGTCGAAGACCTGCCAGCATCCGATCAGCCCGAGGGTGAGCACCGTGAACAGGGTGGGGCGCAGCTGAGGCAGGGTCACGCGCCAGAACCGCTGCCATCCGCTGGCACCGTCCATCATCGCCGCCTCGTCGACATCTGCCCCGAGATTCTGCAGTCCCGCGAGGAAGATGAGCATGAAGGTGCCCGAGGTCGTGAAGATCGCCATGAAGACGAATGCGCTCATCGCGACGGAGGGGCCGGCGAGCCAGTCCCACCAGGAGATCCCCAGCGCACCCGACTGCGTCAGCGCGGCAGGTCCGCTGTCGACACCGAACACGCCGAGGAGCAGCTGGAGCACGCCGCGGGGGTCGTTGAACCAGTTCGGCCCGTTTATGCCGAACCAGGAGAGCACGTCGTTGACGGCGCCGCTGGCGGAGAACAGGAACAGCCAGAGCACGGTGATGGCGACGGAGCTGGTGACCGAGGGGAAGTAGTACGCGGTGCGGAAGAAGCCGCGACCGCGCAGCATCGCCCGATTGACGAGCACCGCCAGGAAGAGAGCCAGCGCCGTCTGCAGCGGCACCACGAGCAGCACGTACCAGGCGTTGTTGCGCAGCGCCGTGCCGAAGTCCTTGGTGGCGAGGCCGCCGTCGGCGAGCACGGCGGAGTAGTTCTCGCCGCCGACGAACGACACCGAGCCCGACAGCGGGCTGCCGCGGCCCGCCCAGTCCGACATGCTGACCCACAGGGCCATGAGCACCGGGACCAGGAGGAAGACGCCGAGGATGACGATCACCGGAGCGGTGAACAGCCATCCGGCGGCGGCCTCGCCGCGGCGGAGCCCGGAGGCGCCCCCGCGGCGAGACAGAGACCGCTGGGCCATGGCTACTCGACGATCGCTTCGAGGTTGGTCTGCACCGAGCCGAGGATCGCGGCCGGGTCGCCGGTCTTCAGCGTCTCGATCTGGGCGTTGAAGTCGGCGATCACATCCGTGGCGCCGTCCTGGTTGGGCGGGAACTGGGCGTACTCCGCTCCGGCGAGGAATGCCGCGAGGTCGGGGTTCGCCGAGGTCCAGGCGTCAGCGGCCGACGCGATCGACGGCATCGGCCCGAAGGCCTTCGAGAACGCCAGCTGGCTGTCGGCGCTGGTGAGGTACTCGACGAGCTCGAGTGCCGCCTGCTGGTTGGGGCTGTCGGCCGCCATGCCCCAGCAGTTCGTGAACTGCAGCGTGCCCTGGCCACCAGGGCCCTCGGGGAGCTCCGCGACGGTGTAGCCCACCGAGCTGAAGTCGTTCGACATGGCGCCGGTGATCCAGTTGCCTTCGATCACCATGGCGGCGGCGCCCTTGCCCAGGGCCTCGCCGCCCCCATCCGACGCCCACGTCCTTCGCGAAGGCGAAGGTGCCGTCCTCCAGATGGGACTTCACGTAGTCCAGCGCTTCCACATTCGCGTCGTTGTCGGCGATCGCGGCGCCGTCCGAGACCAGGCCGCCGCCGGCCTGCGCCATGAAGGTGCCGATCCGCTGGTACTCCGCACCGAACGCGAGCCCCACGTGGTCCGCCGTGGTCAGCGTCTTCGCGACGGCGGCGAGGTCGTCCCAGGTCTTCGGCAGGTCAGCGTCGGTGAGCCCGGCATCCGTCCACATCTGCGTGTTGATCACGAGGGCGAGCGTGGAGAAGTCCTTGGGGGCGCAGTAGAACGTGTCGTCGATGGTGAAGTTCTCCACGAGGGAGGGGTAGAAGTCGTCCTTGTTCGACAGTTGGTCGCCGTACGCCTGCAGGGAGCCGTTGGAGGCGAAGCCGGCGATCTGATCGGTCGAGAGGTAGAACAGGTCGGCGGGCTCTCCGGCCGCGAAGCCCTGGGAGAGTTCCTGTCCGAGGTCGCTCGCGACCTGCAGCGAGACCTCCGTGCCGGATTCCTCCGACCAGGCGTCGACGGCGGCCTGCACGGCGGCGGTCTCGGCGTCGCCGGAAGAGCCGATGAGCACGCTGAGCGCGTCGTCGGAGGAGGTGAGGCCCTCGGTCTCGGGCTCGGCGGCGTCGTCGCCGGAGAATCCGGAACCGCACCCCGCGAGGACGAGCGTGCTGGCCAGCAGCACGGCTCCCGTGCCGAGGACTGCGCGAGTGGTGTGCCGTGTCATTGTCTCTCTCCTTTGATGAGTCACTGCGGGGGCGGACACGAATTTGAACGATCAAACTCTGCGTGGAATAGGCTAAGGGCGAGGTGCGGGAGTGTCAAGCCCGCCGTGAACGAGGAGCTGTCGTGGCGAAAGCCCCCACCGTCGAGGATGTCGCCGAACGCGCGGGCGTCTCCCGGCAGACCGTCTCGAACGTGCTCAACTCGCCCGACATCGTGCGACCCGCGACGCGGGAGCGCGTACTCACCGCGATCCGCGAGCTCGGGTATCGGCGCCATGCTGCTGCCCGCCAGCTGCGGCTGCGCCGGAGCTCGACCATCGGCATCCGGCTCGACCCGTATCTCGGCGGGGTCTCCGGTGTCGTGCTCGACCGCTTCGTGCATGCCATCACCGAACGGGCGAGCGAGCGCGGTATGCGGATGCTGGTGTATGCCGCTCGCACGCCGGAGGACGAGATCGCGCGGCTGTCGGAGCTCTGGGAGGGCTCCGAGATCGATGCGGCGATCATCACTGGCACGACGCGCGACGATGCGCGCGTGCGCCGCCTCGACGAGGACGGTCTGCCGTTCATCTCGTTCGGCCGTCCCTGGGGCGAGGACGACATCGCCGATCCCCGTCATCTGTGGGTCGACGTCGACGGGGCTGCCGGCACACGTGCCGCGACCGAGCATGCGCTGACCTTCGGCCCGAACGTCGCATTCCTCGGGTGGCCTGCGGGATCGGGGACGGGGGATGATCGCGAACGCGGCTGGCGCGAGGCGATGGATGCCGCCGGTGCGCGGGGGCCACGACTCACGACGGAGGACGATGTGCCGCTTGCGCGAGCCGCCGTCGCCACAGCCCTGGCAGACGGCGACACACCGGATGCTGTGGTCTGCGCGAGCGACTCACTCGCCGTGGGCGCCCTGCTCGCCATCGCCGATGCGAGCCATTCGGCCCCGGTGATCGGATTCGACAACACTCCGACGGCCGAGGCGCTGGGATTCTCGAGCGTCGAGCAGCGCCCGGAGGATGTCGCCACCGCGATCCTCGAGCTCCTCATGGGCCCGACGGGAGAGATCGTCGCGCCGCGCCGACTTCAAGCCGGGTCCGCGCATGCGCTGATCACACCTGAGCTCGTGGTGCGCTGACTCCGCGCGCGGCGAGCCCGGCGAGCAGTTCGAGGACACACAGCGCGGCGAGCCGAACCGTGCGCCCATCGGCGACATCGGCCGTCGCATCGACCTCGGCGAGATCCGCGCTGACGAT includes the following:
- a CDS encoding glycogen debranching N-terminal domain-containing protein, which gives rise to MTTTSPPQPLQPLLDDAVIALEAPTQVWSDDAGLIGTAPIHGIYHGDVRQVRAVETAVDGTTLESIGCSSPTPGMLLLTDVLRGLDDDTADPKVRLDRERIVTAGNFSERWLIASHLETSTRVGVTVHLTPDFGPMQMVKAGMSGAADWEWDGEVCRAGQASFALTAPGATVSSDGERLTLRWDLEVAPRSTRDIEWTLVLADTSLVVGAPAHPAAPPLPDPVDSRAARWLQRASADLAALRLATPQHPEDAFYAAGAPWFFTLFGRDSLWTARLALAADPLMAASTLRVLARLQGTTHDPSTAEAPGKIPHELRSDTLSIPNEGVHLAPLYYGTVDATPLWVCLLADAREAGMPEHEVRALLPRSPGCAELGHRARRRIRQRLHRLRRRVGSRPRQSGLEGFRRFDPVA
- a CDS encoding carbohydrate ABC transporter permease; protein product: MRLSSKQLTWQIVLYAVLIALAVIYIYPFLVQVATSFKTDEEAASAGISLVPEVWSFAAYERLFARSDFPSWFVNSAIVTVFVTIGRVFFNSLAGYALARLRFRGRGVVFAALVAVMSVPTVVLLIPKFLVINQLGMFNSYAGMILPLLVDAAGVFIMKNFFESIPVSVEEQARIDGAGTFRIFWSVVLPMATPALVTIIILSFQGSWNELSHFIVSTNDPALTTLTKGVASLASGQLSQGTQYPLKLAAALIMTIPVAVMFFVFQRRIMNSTEGAVKE
- a CDS encoding carbohydrate ABC transporter permease; this encodes MAQRSLSRRGGASGLRRGEAAAGWLFTAPVIVILGVFLLVPVLMALWVSMSDWAGRGSPLSGSVSFVGGENYSAVLADGGLATKDFGTALRNNAWYVLLVVPLQTALALFLAVLVNRAMLRGRGFFRTAYYFPSVTSSVAITVLWLFLFSASGAVNDVLSWFGINGPNWFNDPRGVLQLLLGVFGVDSGPAALTQSGALGISWWDWLAGPSVAMSAFVFMAIFTTSGTFMLIFLAGLQNLGADVDEAAMMDGASGWQRFWRVTLPQLRPTLFTVLTLGLIGCWQVFDQIYTGTEGAPSKTTLTPAYLSYQTAFRNQEWGQGAAIAFILFVIIVIFTLLQRWVLRDKPVSRRRIRAYEIAGKGKSS
- a CDS encoding LacI family DNA-binding transcriptional regulator, with the protein product MAKAPTVEDVAERAGVSRQTVSNVLNSPDIVRPATRERVLTAIRELGYRRHAAARQLRLRRSSTIGIRLDPYLGGVSGVVLDRFVHAITERASERGMRMLVYAARTPEDEIARLSELWEGSEIDAAIITGTTRDDARVRRLDEDGLPFISFGRPWGEDDIADPRHLWVDVDGAAGTRAATEHALTFGPNVAFLGWPAGSGTGDDRERGWREAMDAAGARGPRLTTEDDVPLARAAVATALADGDTPDAVVCASDSLAVGALLAIADASHSAPVIGFDNTPTAEALGFSSVEQRPEDVATAILELLMGPTGEIVAPRRLQAGSAHALITPELVVR